A single genomic interval of Orcinus orca chromosome 19, mOrcOrc1.1, whole genome shotgun sequence harbors:
- the LOC117203583 gene encoding LOW QUALITY PROTEIN: 60S ribosomal protein L34-like (The sequence of the model RefSeq protein was modified relative to this genomic sequence to represent the inferred CDS: inserted 2 bases in 1 codon; substituted 1 base at 1 genomic stop codon) has translation MVKQTVSLSGFFLFQRWYLEAFRVIQHLTCRHRLFHDTASNKTRLSRTPGNRIVYLYTKKVEKAPKFACGXCPDXLRGVRAMRPRVLMRLSKTKQHVSQACGGSMCAKCVRDRIKRAFLIEERKIVVKVLKAQVWSQKAKFKK, from the exons ATGGTCAAACAAACGGTAAG TTTGTCAGGCTTCTTCCTCTTCCAGAGATGGTATCTAGAGGCATTCAGGGTGATCCAGCATTTGACATGCCGTCATAGGCTGTTCCATGATACAGCCTCTAACAAAACCAGGCTGTCCCGAACCCCTGGTAACAGAATTGTTTACCTTTATACCAAGAAGGTTGAGAAAGCACCAAAATTCGCATGTGG GTGCCCAGACTGACTTCGAGGAGTTCGTGCCATGAGACCTAGAGTTCTTATGAGGTtgtctaaaacaaaacaacatgtcAGCCAGGCCTGTGGTGGTTCCATGTGTGCTAAATGTGTCCGTGACAGGATCAAGCGCGCTTTCCTCATTGAGGAGCGGAAAATCGTTGTGAAAGTGTTGAAAGCACAAGTATGGAGTCAgaaagctaaatttaaaaaatga